The following proteins come from a genomic window of Henningerozyma blattae CBS 6284 chromosome 4, complete genome:
- the MAK10 gene encoding Mak10p (similar to Saccharomyces cerevisiae MAK10 (YEL053C); ancestral locus Anc_5.521), with product MNHKNHNLENTNDAICRDNKQNDTAGKKPLLSFNDRPTSFAQINNMNLIDVTAVFDNLCKDLPARAIIKSSEFDLFEGTHSLEVHNEKLDSSMINLTDKEVLFDCNIPYGESDEDKLKIVSGICDRLVRSIISWLSDYQILPSTVLSCRYIEHILVESESHDKIRKLESGHFLYDEVLSSCVISVAYFAKFVLELLKSGVIYEEEDLNFHTMGLNFFSYINNSNEIQESLNKSITLLRESSLAADFLIDLLNLLNNLVQIKTHITEYSTSTDHLESLKEIALTLSKKQPLNFPEIEGAFTMGIQKRMDNPFPPRDLVVPPSNNYINFVTLADDIGLILKVAQSESTIEIYQFSKFFNKLTQRHVLARAIFPLFLIRNDQTILGTMRIDEFVRSHIEEFSLFATNKEEDYVQYDSGIKIEEALQEGINVIFEMYQNFSQNTCRYAQGFNRQVKLWDSLQAHFEEAEYAITAEGLSDKIEETNNEFYPYAVWAYCMKLKIMCDLLLKGFDLELYKPNEICFLFWYIYYLQFHLQACLKDIDKFISAKIAHINNMPKRIKKVKAGPKKEKLKTEYQIIKETKLPQLKSNLAYVKYLLKETIIMQSLANIEIFQFILFKERKLVDMEYKLSDTMRFTNQQLMHNLRFKPFSSIAAPELFNYEGFLSNLTWIDEYQSLGGDQGIMNRINLELGTINVEVQNILDEISNCAESVDNEIYTGTRLVQEEAMEYYKGIQLAAKAIKISMSVSLAKMNKEKDPSELKNLYRLQLTHAETGSTYFPLMTLSPKTHWTKQDIQTSV from the coding sequence ATGAATCATAAAAACCATAACTTGGAAAATACTAACGATGCCATATGCCGTGACAATAAACAAAATGATACTGCTGGTAAAAAACCCTTGCTATCTTTCAATGATCGCCCCACTAGCTTTGCacaaatcaataatatgaatCTAATTGATGTAACTGCagtttttgataatttatgCAAAGATTTACCTGCCAGAGCAATTATCAAAAGCTCagaatttgatttatttgaagGCACCCATTCACTAGAAGTCCATAATGAAAAACTAGATTCGAGTATGATAAATTTAACTGACAAAGAAGTACTATTTGATTGTAATATACCATACGGGGAATCAgatgaagataaattaaaaattgtaagCGGTATATGTGATAGATTAGTTCGCTCAATTATTTCATGGCTAAGtgattatcaaatattaccCAGTACTGTGCTTAGCTGTAGGTATATTGAACATATCTTAGTCGAGTCTGAATCACATGACAAAATTAGGAAGTTAGAATCAGGGCATTTTCTTTATGATGAAGTTTTAAGCAGCTGTGTAATTAGTGTCGCATACTTCGCCAAATTTGTATTAGAATTACTAAAATCAGGTGTTATttatgaagaagaagatttgAATTTCCATACAATGGgattaaatttcttttcataTATTAACAATTCGAACGAAATTCAAGAATCCCTAAATAAAAGTATCACTCTATTGAGAGAATCATCTTTAGCCGCAGATTTTTTGATTGATTTACTAAATTTACTTAATAATTTGgttcaaataaaaactcACATAACAGAATATTCAACAAGTACAGATCATTTGGAATCcttaaaagaaattgctTTAACACTAAGCAAAAAACAGCCATTAAATTTCCCAGAAATTGAAGGTGCATTTACCATGGGAATTCAGAAAAGAATGGATAATCCTTTTCCTCCAAGAGATTTGGTTGTACCCCCAAGTAATAACTATATCAACTTTGTAACATTGGCTGATGACATTggattaattttaaaagtagCCCAATCTGAATcaacaattgaaatataCCAATTTTCAAagttctttaataaattgacACAACGACACGTCCTTGCAAGAGCAATCTTTccattatttttgataagAAATGACCAGACAATTCTTGGCACAATGAGAATAGATGAATTCGTTCGGTCACATATTGAAGagttttcattatttgcaactaataaagaagaagattaCGTCCAATATGATTCTGGTATCAAAATTGAAGAGGCACTGCAAGAAGGAATTAACGTCATATTTGAAATGTATCAGAATTTTTCACAAAACACCTGCAGGTATGCTCAAGGTTTCAATAGGCAAGTTAAATTATGGGATTCATTACAGGCTCATTTTGAAGAAGCAGAATATGCTATTACTGCTGAAGGATTGAGtgataaaattgaagaaactAACAATGAATTTTACCCTTATGCAGTCTGGGCTTATTGCATgaagttaaaaataatgtgcgacttattattaaagGGGTTTGACTTAGAATTATATAAGCCAAATGAAATTTGCTTTTTGTTTtggtatatatattacttGCAGTTTCATTTACAAGCCTGTTTGAAAGATATTGACAAATTTATTAGCGCTAAAATTGCtcatattaataatatgcCAAAAAGAATCAAAAAAGTAAAAGCTGGCccaaagaaagaaaagttGAAGACTGAATATCAAATCATAAAAGAGACTAAATTACCACAATTGAAAAGTAATTTAGCATATGTGAAATATCTGCTAAAagaaactattattatgcAGTCCTTAGCTAACattgaaattttccaatttattttatttaaagaacGAAAATTAGTGGATATGGAGTATAAACTATCTGATACTATGAGGTTCACAAATCAACAACTAATGCATAATCTCAGATTCAAACCATTTTCTTCTATAGCAGCCCCAGAACTGTTTAATTACGAAggatttttatcaaatctAACGTGGATTGATGAATATCAATCATTAGGAGGTGATCAGGGCATAATGAATAGAATAAACTTAGAACTTGGAACTATTAATGTAGAAGTACAGAATATATTAGATGAGATCTCAAATTGTGCCGAATCCGtagataatgaaatatatacTGGGACTAGATTAGTACAAGAGGAGGCAATGGAGTATTACAAGGGGATTCAATTAGCCGCGAAGGCCATCAAGATTAGTATGAGTGTATCCCTAGCTAAGATGAATAAGGAGAAAGATCCTTCCGAGCTAAAAAATCTATATAGACTACAACTGACACATGCAGAGACGGGTTCCACTTATTTCCCACTGATGACTCTATCTCCTAAAACTCACTGGACAAAGCAGGATATACAAACCTCTGTATAA
- the ARO80 gene encoding Aro80p (similar to Saccharomyces cerevisiae ARO80 (YDR421W); ancestral locus Anc_5.525) translates to MFLKELRLSKRMSDKKSKGKSVRWRRSYKACINCRLKKVKCDLGPLENPHSPPCVRCKREARDCIFDEPLKKLGTVENENDSIDDNQRVPNSPEDEIQQNTDIIQERISSIVATNESRFNNDISNSQKHERKDKPSERKSNLKVNFTNMRNALEFLANAAGQAAEERLSEEEEELNNKFEKELNDDHISIDSPATQSTTSTDSVKHLDLSDESIASLFLSENETNRKKVTSLIEAVIAARPISNRKLTDYDYIGKSKMISEFEAIQLINAFFLTMHPFYPYLPDQLQDPHELARYPILLCTILTISSRHHKFNELGTYNGVNDKRHIDVHEKLWVYCQKMISQTVWAEASTRSLGTVLAFLLFTEWNPRAIHWKWADYANNPKLNDFSTSDTGINDYLKVGKRTTGLGAIRRSDRMAWMLCGTSVRIAQDMGFIENSSNVFVATHTSETFHAMNVGQRSSLNESLNDTYYSQGRMSSYRNKQQQTLKNEIFYIENIFSENFKITERNYWKSQLQENIENKIDIDDKIALSDKVRGFLNDEFALFYSNGNDPTYSNERNNQPYSSFSTLPLPVNLSKSQQANIELLRIFSTAYKTIYSRNQNQKLSSNNQSHNISLLDIFAPLLHNWTIAFGDLLQPSDVCEPINLNNRNNKRVVKEFNKIIEGESLICDYNYCQLYIFSLALQIGLDGEILTVNEITKSSTYINLAYQSAKEYILSTERVFTLKMLKYMPVRWLTRLIRATAFLVKCYLSVAGTDQELNSISEINMIFKLGGTSANEVLELIKKSAILLGSSSPDELHLCSRYSSIIMCFYKEMSEKNLTRKRGSTDKHNAIEELNKIRQHKKQKLLQKEYKKKTYKKRVSSDTIRTKTNNFNQINLTRTTKGRPEVALDTEAQASHRKNLQTQTAADESALSTSPSISEVGSKNSNQSLMQLTSQIEVGTSSDLGPTNRDLLSYNTRETSPNTGHTGVTGEPTGSHANEFLDWFSASGDIGLEFVESWTEMLEQRYMKDDDNLLFNN, encoded by the coding sequence ATGTTTTTAAAGGAGCTGCGGTTAAGTAAAAGAATGTCAGATAAGAAGAGCAAAGGCAAGAGTGTTAGATGGAGAAGAAGTTATAAAGCATGTATAAATTGCCGCTTAAAAAAAGTCAAATGTGATTTAGGTCCTCTAGAAAACCCTCATTCACCACCATGTGTTAGATGCAAAAGAGAAGCAAGAGACTGTATATTTGATGAacctttaaaaaaattaggtACAGTCGAAAACGAAAATGATTCAATAGATGATAATCAAAGAGTTCCAAATAGTCCTGAAGATGAAATACAACAAAACACAGATATAATTCAAGAACGAATATCTAGTATTGTAGCTACTAATGAATCAAGATTTAATAACGATATTTCTAATTCGCAAAAACACGAGAGAAAAGACAAGCCTAGTGaaagaaaatcaaatttaaaagtcAACTTTACAAATATGCGAAATGCATTAGAGTTTTTGGCTAATGCAGCAGGACAAGCTGCAGAAGAAAGATTatcagaagaagaagaagagctaaataataaatttgaaaaagagTTAAATGATGACCATATATCAATAGATAGCCCCGCAACTCAATCAACGACCAGTACTGACAGTGTGAAACATCTCGACCTATCTGATGAAAGTATTgcatcattatttttatcagaaAATGAGACTAACCGAAAGAAAGTAACCTCATTAATAGAAGCTGTAATAGCGGCAAGACCGATTTCTAACAGAAAACTAACAGACTATGACTACATTggaaaatcaaaaatgaTCTCAGAATTCGAAGCTATCCAACTAATAaatgcattttttttaactatGCATCCATTCTATCCATATCTACCTGATCAATTACAGGATCCACATGAACTTGCAAGATATCCTATATTATTATGCACAATTCTAACTATTTCATCCAGACAtcataaatttaatgaattggGTACTTATAATGGCGTAAATGATAAAAGGCACATTGATGTCCATGAAAAATTATGGGTATACTGTCAAAAAATGATTTCACAAACAGTATGGGCTGAGGCAAGTACAAGGTCCTTAGGTACGGTCCTCGcattcttattatttactgAATGGAATCCCAGAGCTATACATTGGAAATGGGCTGACTATGCAAATAATCctaaattaaatgatttttcaACCAGCGATACAGGAAttaatgattatttaaaagtgGGGAAAAGGACTACAGGTTTAGGAGCCATCAGAAGAAGTGATAGAATGGCTTGGATGCTATGTGGGACTTCTGTTCGAATTGCTCAAGATATGGGCTTCATTGAAAACAGTAGCAATGTATTTGTTGCGACACATACATCCGAAACTTTCCATGCAATGAATGTTGGCCAAAGATCATCACTAAATGAATCTTTAAATGATACATATTACAGCCAAGGCAGAATGAGTAGTTACCGTAATAAACAACAGcaaactttaaaaaatgaaatattttacattgaaaatatattttctgaaaattttaaaataacagaaagaaattattggaaGTCACAActtcaagaaaatattgagaataaaattgatataGATGACAAGATAGCACTAAGCGATAAAGTTAGAggatttttaaatgatgaatttgcATTGTTTTATTCTAACGGTAATGATCCTACATATAGCAACGAGAGAAATAATCAACcatattcttctttttcaacGCTACCTTTACCAGTTAACCTCTCTAAGAGCCAACAAgcaaatattgaattgttACGTATATTTTCTACTGCATACAAAACAATATATTCgagaaatcaaaatcagAAGCTATCTTCAAACAACCAAAGCCATAATATATCACTATTAGATATATTTGCTCCCTTATTACATAACTGGACAATTGCATTTGGAGATTTATTACAACCAAGTGATGTATGCGAGcctataaatttaaataatagaaacAATAAGAGAGttgttaaagaatttaataaaataattgaagGTGAATCACTTATTTGCGACTATAATTATTGCCAACTatatatcttttctttAGCTTTGCAAATTGGACTTGATGGGGAAATATTAACAGTAAATGAGATTACAAAGAGTTCTACTTATATTAATCTAGCATACCAATCAGCGAAGGAATATATACTTTCAACTGAAAGAGTTTTTACTctaaaaatgttaaaatatATGCCTGTACGTTGGTTAACTCGACTAATTAGGGCTACTGCTTTTTTAGTTAAATGTTACCTCTCTGTTGCTGGAACTGACCAAGAGTTGAATTCGATTAGTGAAATTAATatgatatttaaattaggTGGTACGTCTGCGAATGAAGTGTTAGAGctaattaaaaaatctgCCATATTACTGGGTAGCTCCTCACCAGATGAGCTACATTTATGTTCAAGATActcttcaataataatgtgTTTCTATAAAGAAATGTCGGAGAAGAATCTCACAAGAAAACGTGGCTCAACTGATAAGCATAATGCtatagaagaattaaataaaattaggcaacataaaaaacaaaaattattacagaAAGAatacaaaaagaaaacttATAAAAAAAGGGTAAGCTCTGATACTATCAGAACAAAGactaacaattttaatcaaatcaatTTAACAAGGACAACAAAGGGTAGACCAGAAGTAGCTTTAGACACTGAAGCACAAGCCAGTCACAGGAAAAATTTGCAAACGCAGACAGCTGCCGATGAATCAGCTCTAAGTACATCACCTTCCATCTCAGAGGTTGGATCAAAGAACTCAAATCAAAGCTTAATGCAATTAACAAGTCAAATTGAAGTTGGAACTTCCTCAGATCTTGGACCTACCAATAGGGACCTTCTGTCATATAATACACGAGAAACTTCCCCTAACACAGGGCATACTGGAGTCACTGGTGAACCAACAGGATCACATGCCAATGAGTTCCTTGATTGGTTCTCAGCTAGTGGAGATATTGGCCTAGAATTTGTCGAATCATGGACAGAAATGCTGGAACAACGATACATGAAAGATGATGACAATCTATTATTCAATAACTAG
- the SYF1 gene encoding mRNA splicing protein SYF1 (similar to Saccharomyces cerevisiae SYF1 (YDR416W); ancestral locus Anc_5.519) produces MEDIEKYIKNDTDIAFEYELQHTPDNILTWRRYLANWKSQLTSNSNELDKLDQEKRIIWLYERFCNQFPNDSELWEEFIQWLIDFNVDTRKYNIKMDIHYQDICKLFQKALSNFDLNISNGKALNSNQNCEKLCLMYVRFSVYHYDLSFITNSLDMSLKRCHSRDIHSQIWELILHFIYEKQLPLIDFNNSNKGEDANRFDFYLNSFPGDLTNFDESEEAFQITELLIGSSYFSTKNSDDGTSHNITTTDSWSCYILYRYLLVCPPKLLFETLGQLIKTRDYKNIKLIYDIYLSPKAINNTNRGNPEKKFIPDTKIPFILHLNYLKALDHLKLHTIYSTFLKQLYDIFPANFSQLKIIEAKYFLKCSNVFKSKEIISNALDSTNEYFHFIRLYNFFINFEECFIEVLTNNLFHNINKTDILKIKSKDDWLNELNENNTELSNLLDSNELKLNDLKLRQNQNDIQAWFERIEIFKKHISNKKKNNNNSVELSKIYVDAILKIDPYKVNVPGSFGKLWCDYSDIYWNAENFDTAREICNRALMVPFLHVLDLEIIWAHWCQKESLNGDILRQIKILQVALEPPQNPNFVLESFNRKDRKIPAQALIFNSSKLWDEYLQLLEAAYFSKLINLSAVVEAYDKCIALQVASPMTFINYAQFFEISGAPLRGFQVYERAISVFPPETKFEIWKIYIPELLELQNKNATLVSIERIRDIFDEAIETLQEANIDFKDFYLLYSDFEEKINGLSGMAVSILYNAALYPYSKNKYIPPSSCIMKNNLELWDKCFLKAARFLEPKTVEPMYEQCIKLLPNSKVTRYIIQFTELEISLNQISRARDVLIYGSKLLPPSNNLNLWEYWEKFEIEHGTEESFKEMFRLKRTLTEEMCIDTEQVTNQEGHIQFVASSAPSILSHNKGLSNAQPTNSEEIDLDI; encoded by the coding sequence ATGGAAGATAtcgaaaaatatattaaaaatgataccGATATTGCTTTTGAATATGAGTTGCAACACACTCCAGACAATATTTTGACCTGGAGACGTTACTTAGCCAATTGGAAGTCCCAATTAACTAGTAATTCTAACGAACTTGATAAATTAGaccaagaaaaaagaattatctgGCTGTACGAGAGATTTTGTAATCAATTCCCAAATGATTCTGAATTATGGGAGGAATTTATCCAATGGTTAATAGATTTCAATGTTGAtacaagaaaatataacatCAAAATGGATATTCATTATCAAGATATATGCAAGCTATTCCAAAAAGCACTTTccaattttgatttaaatatatctaatGGGAAAGCTTTGAACTCCAATCAGAATTGTGAAAAATTGTGTTTAATGTACGTACGATTTTCTGTTTACCATTATGATTTATCTTTCATTACTAATTCATTAGATATGTCGCTTAAAAGATGTCATAGTAGGGACATCCACTCACAAATTTGGGAATTGATATTGCATTTTATTTATGAAAAACAACTGCCGCTGATTGACTTtaacaattcaaataaaggTGAGGATGCTAACCgttttgatttttatttaaattcatttcCAGGCGACTTAACTAATTTTGATGAGTCAGAAGAAGCTTTTCAGATCACTGAACTGCTAATTGGCTCATCATACTTTTCCACAAAGAATTCTGATGACGGTACATCTCATAACATAACTACTACAGATAGCTGGTCATGCTATATTCtttatagatatttattgGTTTGTCCACCTAAATTGTTGTTTGAAACTTTGGGACagttaataaaaacaagagactataaaaatattaaactcATTTATGACATTTATTTATCTCCTAAAGCTATAAACAATACTAATAGAGGCAATCCtgagaaaaaatttattccTGATACTAAAATACCATTTATTTtgcatttaaattatttgaaagcACTAGATCATCTAAAACTGCATACTATTTACTCTACGTTTTTGAAACAACtatatgatatttttcctgcaaatttttcacaattgaaaatcattgaagcaaaatattttctcaAATGTTCCAATGTTTTCAAATCAAAGGAAATCATATCTAACGCATTAGATTCAACCAATGAATATTTCCATTTCATCAGattgtataatttttttattaattttgaagaatgCTTTATCGAAGTTTTAACCAATAACCTATttcataatattaataaaacggatattttaaaaataaaatcaaaagatGACTGGCtgaatgaattaaatgaaaataacaCAGAATTAAGTAATCTATTAGATTCAAATGAGCTAAAATTAAACgatttgaaattaagacaaaatcaaaatgatATACAAGCTTGGtttgaaagaattgaaatatttaaaaaacacatttctaataaaaaaaaaaataataataacagtgTGGAATTATCCAAGATTTATGTTGATGCTATATTAAAAATCGATCCTTATAAAGTAAATGTTCCGGGCTCATTTGGTAAACTTTGGTGTGATTACTCAGATATTTATTGGAATGCAGAAAATTTTGACACTGCAAGAGAAATATGCAATAGAGCTTTAATGGTTCCGTTTCTTCACGTCCTTGATTTAGAAATCATTTGGGCTCATTGGTGTCAAAAGGAATCACTGAATGGCGATATATTAAggcaaataaaaatattacaggTTGCTTTAGAACCCCCTCAAAATCCAAATTTTGTTCTTGAAAGTTTTAATAGAAAAGATAGAAAGATACCTGCACAGGccttaatttttaattcatcaaaattATGGGATGAATATTTACAGCTATTAGAAGCagcatatttttcaaaacttaTTAATCTTTCCGCAGTAGTTGAGGCATATGATAAGTGTATTGCATTGCAAGTTGCATCACCAATGACGTTTATCAACTATGCacaattttttgaaatatcagGTGCACCCTTAAGAGGGTTTCAAGTTTATGAGAGGGCAATTAGTGTCTTCCCACCAGaaacaaaatttgaaatttggaAGATCTACATACCAGAGCTTTTAGAGTTACAAAATAAGAATGCAACGCttgtttcaattgaaagaatAAGGGATATCTTTGATGAAGCCATTGAGACTTTACAAGAAGCTAATATAGATTTCAAAGATTTCTATTTGTTATATAGTGATTTTGAGGAGAAAATTAACGGGTTATCTGGTATGGCAGTTAGTATCCTTTATAATGCTGCACTATATCCCTATTctaagaataaatatataccCCCATCGAGCTgtataatgaaaaataatctaGAACTTTGGGACAAATGCTTTTTAAAAGCTGCAAGATTTTTAGAACCAAAGACAGTAGAACCAATGTATGAACAATGCATTAAGCTGTTACCTAACTCCAAAGTTACACGATacattattcaatttacaGAGCTAGAGATTTCGTTAAATCAAATCTCAAGAGCTAGAGACGTATTGATTTATGgttctaaattattaccaCCGTCTAACAACTTGAATTTATGGGAGTACTGggaaaaatttgaaatcgAGCATGGAACAGAAGAATCCTTTAAGGAAATGTTTCGATTAAAAAGGACGTTGACAGAAGAGATGTGTATTGATACAGAACAGGTTACTAACCAAGAAGGCCATATTCAATTTGTAGCATCCTCTGCTCCGTCAATATTATCTCATAACAAAGGATTATCGAATGCTCAACCGACGAATTCTGAAGAGATTGACCTAGATATCTAA
- the RAD30 gene encoding DNA-directed DNA polymerase eta (similar to Saccharomyces cerevisiae RAD30 (YDR419W); ancestral locus Anc_5.523) has product MSLFKWKDLLQLNSADQAYLSPLSCLGHIDANAFFAQVEQVRCGLTIDDPVVCVQWSSIIAVSYAARKHGISRMDSIQDAMKKCKTLKPIHTAVFKKGENFWQYHDGCGSWVRDKSKQLPAEEYKVALEPYRREGRKILRVFKEFVDLVEKASVDEVFLDFGRLCFQKLLFDPTLFANGVSSLEGEHKKNIQEMFVDGEYDLNDYLPEVPEHLKNISFDGLVYGIDEESTEPLIKDWDDVIFALASNISQQIRDYIKENVGYTTSCGIARTKSVCKLGSNFKKPDAQTIILNRKLENFLDNGNFEITSFWTLGGKLGKELVEILNLPESGSLKYIRNMWPNSFKELQDKLDESLKDTMESNILTSIDESKTDILARKIFEIARGIYCNPVNAKLLVKSMMSNKNLRADSCSSLIDAISWLEVFSGELNFRIQELEEEYGKILVPKTISIILRSEIFEQHTKASHFVSRGKSVTSTDILRGGTKLMTELDKRGKSCESFYPLKSLSLVISNFEIIDAKKSIMNMFETQPKGIDIPLKSSAIITSVNTKHTDKTLSRAPKIQNQDISGKIKIYNVVQGEVQPTLLKCNFCDKCFKIEKEFQEHNDFHVAERLSEGLNGVSANSKYLSLGEKRLLMNKRNSTYSVTKPSQGKKSLVPKKKSNSTGNIFKYFSK; this is encoded by the coding sequence ATGTCTCTATTTAAATGGAAAGATCTTTTACAACTCAATTCTGCTGACCAAGCTTATTTATCACCATTATCATGCCTGGGACACATTGATGCTAATGCATTTTTCGCTCAAGTAGAACAAGTTCGATGTGGTCTAACAATCGATGATCCTGTGGTTTGTGTTCAATGGAGCTCTATCATTGCAGTTTCTTATGCGGCAAGAAAGCATGGTATCTCGAGAATGGATAGTATCCAAGATGCGATGAAGAAATgtaaaactttaaaacCGATTCATACTGCTGTATTTAAGAAAGGTGAGAATTTTTGGCAGTATCATGATGGATGTGGTTCTTGGGTACGCGATAAATCAAAACAATTGCCTGCTGAAGAATATAAAGTTGCCTTGGAACCGTATCGTAGAGAAGGTAGGAAAATTCTAAGAGTATTTAAAGAGTTTGTTGATTTAGTAGAAAAAGCAAGTGTTGATGAAGTTTTTTTAGACTTTGGTAGGCTATGCTTtcagaaattattatttgatccAACACTTTTTGCAAACGGAGTTTCATCACTCGAAGGAGagcataaaaaaaatatccaaGAAATGTTTGTTGATGGTGAATATGACttaaatgattatttaCCGGAAGTTCCAGAACACTTAAAGAATATATCATTTGATGGACTAGTTTATGGGATTGATGAGGAATCAACTGAAcctttaattaaagattgGGATGATGTAATTTTTGCTCTTGCCTCAAACATATCACAACAAATTAGAGATTATATTAAGGAAAATGTTGGCTATACAACATCATGTGGTATCGCACGTACCAAGAGTGTTTGTAAATTGGgatctaattttaaaaaaccAGATGCAcaaacaattattttaaacaGAAAGCTTGAAAATTTCTTGGATAACGGTAATTTCGAAATTACAAGCTTTTGGACTTTAGGTGGAAAACTTGGAAAGGAATTGGTAGAGATATTAAACTTACCTGAATCTGGTAGTCTTAAATACATCAGAAACATGTGGCCTAACTCATTCAAAGAATTGCAAGATAAACTTGATGAAAGCTTAAAAGATACCATGGaatctaatattttgacAAGTATTGATGAATCCAAGACCGATATTTTGGctagaaaaatatttgaaatagcGAGAGGCATATATTGTAATCCAGTAAATGCAAAACTATTGGTAAAGTCTATGATGTCTAATAAAAACTTAAGGGCAGATTCCTGCTCTAGTTTAATTGATGCTATTTCCTGGCTAGAAGTATTTTCAGGGGAGCTTAATTTTAGGATACAAGAATTAGAGGAGGAATATGGGAAAATACTAGTCCCCAAAACAATATCTATAATTCTGCGTAGCGAAATATTTGAACAACATACCAAGGCATCCCATTTTGTCTCAAGAGGTAAATCAGTCACTAGCACAGATATATTGAGAGGGGGCACAAAATTAATGACTGAATTAGATAAACGAGGGAAATCCTGTGAATCATTTTATCCCCTTAAATCATTAAGTTTAGTTATAtctaattttgaaattattgatgCGAAGAAATCTATCATGAATATGTTTGAGACACAGCCGAAGGGGATAGATATACCATTAAAATCATCTGCCATAATCACCTCTGTAAATACAAAACATACAGATAAAACTCTATCTAGAGCACcgaaaattcaaaatcaagATATTAGTGGAAAGATTAAGATATACAACGTAGTACAAGGCGAGGTACAGCCTACATTGTTAAAATGCAATTTTTGCGATAAGTGCTTTAAGATTGAGAAGGAATTCCAAGAGCATAATGATTTTCATGTAGCTGAGAGACTATCTGAAGGCTTAAATGGAGTATCAGCtaattccaaatatttatctCTTGGAGAAAAGAGGCTACTAATGAATAAAAGAAACAGTACTTATTCAGTTACAAAGCCATCACAAGGAAAAAAGAGCTTGGTCCCTAAGAAGAAAAGTAACTCAACTggcaatatttttaaatacttttccAAGTAA
- the RPL12B gene encoding 60S ribosomal protein uL11 (similar to Saccharomyces cerevisiae RPL12B (YDR418W) and RPL12A (YEL054C); ancestral locus Anc_5.522): protein MPPKFDPTEVKYLYLRAVGGEVGASAALAPKIGPLGLSPKKVGEDIAKATKQFKGIKVTVQLKIQNRQATASVVPSASSLVITALKEPPRDRKKDKNVKHSGNLQLDDVIEIARQMKEKSFGKNLASVTKEILGTAQSVGCRVDFKNPHDIIEGINAGEIEIPEN, encoded by the coding sequence ATGCCTCCAAAATTCGACCCAACTGAAGTTAAGTACTTGTACTTGAGAGCCGTCGGTGGTGAAGTTGGTGCTTCCGCCGCCTTGGCCCCAAAGATTGGTCCATTAGGTCTATCTCCAAAGAAGGTCGGTGAAGATATTGCCAAGGCCACCAAACAATTCAAAGGTATCAAGGTTACTGTCCAATTGAAGATTCAAAACAGACAAGCTACCGCCTCTGTTGTTCCATCTGCTTCTTCCTTGGTTATCACTGCCTTAAAGGAACCACCAAGAGACAGAAAGAAGGACAAGAATGTTAAGCACTCTGGTAACTTACAATTAGATGATGTTATCGAAATCGCCAGACaaatgaaagaaaaatccTTCGGTAAGAACTTGGCTTCTGTCACCAAGGAAATTTTAGGTACTGCTCAATCTGTTGGTTGTCGTGTTGATTTCAAAAATCCACATGATATCATTGAAGGTATTAACGCTggtgaaattgaaattccAGAAAACTAA